The genome window GTCTATATTAGACACGGATTGCGCGGATTACACGGATTATAATATTTTTCCTAAATCCGTGAAATCCGTGTCTGAAAACTAAAAAAGGAAAGTTCATATGTTTGAGTTTTTATCAAAAGGCGGAGCGCTTGTGGTTCCGATTCTGTTCTGTTCGGTTCTGGCCCTGGCCATATTTTCCGAGCGGATAATCCGTTTTGCAAGGATGCGAAGCCGGGGCGCGGGCCTTGCGGAAAAAGTTGCCGGGCTGCTTCTAAACGGGAGTGAACAGGAGGCGCTGAAATCTGCCGGGGAAAGCGATTCTCCAATGGGGCGTATACTTGTTCAGGCTATTGACGCCGGGAATCTTGATCGTGAAATGCTGGAAACGGTGATTGTTAATACAACCGATGAGGAAGTGAGAAGTCTTTCATCAGGTATTCAGGCCCTTGCCACAATCGGCAATATCGCGCCGCTTTTAGGTCTGCTCGGGACCGTCATCGGAATGATCAAGGCCTTTATGGTGATCCAGCAAATGGGCGGCAAGGTCAATGCGGCGGTTTTGGCAGGCGGCATCTGGGAGGCCATGCTTACCACCGCTCTCGGTCTTGCCGTGGCTTTGCCGGTCATGGTGGCTCACAGTTATCTTACGGCCAGAGTTGATAAATATGAGGCCAGGCTGCAAAACGGTTCTGTAGTCTTTATGAAAGCCATTACAAGGAAATAGGAGGCCGGAATGCTGGTTCACAGAAAAAAAAGGGACCGCTATCAGATGCAGGCTCCGCTTACTTCTTTGATAGATATTGTTTTTATGCTGCTTATCTATTTTTTGCTGACAACCAGCTTTATGGTGGATGAGGGCATCAAGATCAAACTTCCCCAGGCAAAGGCCGCCGCGCCACAGACGCAGCAGGAGATTACGGTTTATGTGGATCGGGAAGGACGCGCTTTTTTAGAGAACAAAGAGGTTCCGCAGGAGATGCTATTTAAAAGGCTGAAGGAAATGATCGGCGGGCAGCAAGACCGGCTGGTGGTGGTGAAGGCTGACCGGTCGGTGGTATTAAACAAGGCGGTCAAGGTTATGGATCTTGCCAAGGCTGCCGGCGCTGCAAGATTGTGTTTGGCTACTGAAAAGGATTTTTAATTTTTTTAGACACGGATTTCACGGATTTTTAAGAAAAAAATATTATAATCCGTGTAATCCGTGTCTAAAAACTAAAAAATAGCAGGAGATCCAATGAAATATTCCGAACTTACTGAAAAAATAATCAAAGCGGCATATACAGTCCACAATGCCCTTGGATTCGGCTTTCTTGAAAAGGTATATCAAAATGCATTGGCGATCGAATTGAAAAAAACGGGACTGGATATTGGGACCGAGTTTCCCATAAGCGTATATTATGAGGATAAAATCGTTGGTCAATATGTATCGGATATTATTGTTGAAGGTAAGGTTATTCTCGAATTGAAAGCGGTTAAACAACTATCCGAAATTCATGAAGTCCAACTTGTAAACTATTTAAAGGCCACAGACATTGAAGTTGGCCTGTTAATCAATTTCGGCCATTCAGTCAAAGTAAAGCGAAAAGTATTTAGTAAAAGGAATCTGTGAAATCCGTGTAATCCGCGTCTAAAAAAAATGAAATCCGTGTCTAAAAACAAAAAAAAAACCAACAGGCTAATGCAGTCCATGATCGGCATCTCCCTGGTTATTCATATAGCGCTGTTCATGCATATTGCCGGGATATATCGATCCAACGCTCTAACCTGTATAGAACTGGCAATGCGCGATATTTCAAAACCGTTCAGCAGAGCAATCCCAAGACCCAGGATAAGGCATCATGCCCCGAAAGTCAGGAATGTTAAAAAGCTGAGCATTCAAAAGCGGCTTGTTCCACGCATAAAAATCGATCCGGTTAAAAACAGCCTTGTAAATACGCTCATGGAAAATATCAGCGCGCCCGACATCCCCGACAATGCCGGCCCCAGCATTTCAGACTGGAACCCCGGCTGGAATCCAGGCGGATCCGAGGAGTTTGTAACATCAAACGACTATTTTGACATGGTGAGACTTAAAATAGAAAGCTGC of Desulfosarcina sp. BuS5 contains these proteins:
- a CDS encoding ExbD/TolR family protein; its protein translation is MLVHRKKRDRYQMQAPLTSLIDIVFMLLIYFLLTTSFMVDEGIKIKLPQAKAAAPQTQQEITVYVDREGRAFLENKEVPQEMLFKRLKEMIGGQQDRLVVVKADRSVVLNKAVKVMDLAKAAGAARLCLATEKDF
- a CDS encoding energy transducer TonB family protein, with the protein product MSKNKKKTNRLMQSMIGISLVIHIALFMHIAGIYRSNALTCIELAMRDISKPFSRAIPRPRIRHHAPKVRNVKKLSIQKRLVPRIKIDPVKNSLVNTLMENISAPDIPDNAGPSISDWNPGWNPGGSEEFVTSNDYFDMVRLKIESCKKYPESAKSKHIEGRVMIRFVIAANGQISSLKIVKQARHSSLGTAALDAVKKAAPFPRPPPNLFKEPLNVEITILFELT
- a CDS encoding GxxExxY protein; this translates as MKYSELTEKIIKAAYTVHNALGFGFLEKVYQNALAIELKKTGLDIGTEFPISVYYEDKIVGQYVSDIIVEGKVILELKAVKQLSEIHEVQLVNYLKATDIEVGLLINFGHSVKVKRKVFSKRNL
- a CDS encoding MotA/TolQ/ExbB proton channel family protein, translating into MFEFLSKGGALVVPILFCSVLALAIFSERIIRFARMRSRGAGLAEKVAGLLLNGSEQEALKSAGESDSPMGRILVQAIDAGNLDREMLETVIVNTTDEEVRSLSSGIQALATIGNIAPLLGLLGTVIGMIKAFMVIQQMGGKVNAAVLAGGIWEAMLTTALGLAVALPVMVAHSYLTARVDKYEARLQNGSVVFMKAITRK